In one Pseudomonas purpurea genomic region, the following are encoded:
- a CDS encoding lysophospholipid acyltransferase — protein MEKLKGALLVGALRLFALLPWRAVQAVGSAIGWVMWKTPNRSRDVVRINLAKCFPDMDPAERERLAGQSLMDIGKSLTESACAWIWPAQRSIDLVREVEGLEVLKDALASGKGVVGITSHLGNWEVLNHFYCNQCKPIIFYRPPKLKAVDELLRKQRVQLGNRVAASTKEGILSVIKEVRKGGAVGIPADPEPAESAGIFVPFFATKALTSKFVPNMLAGGKAVGVFLHALRLPDGSGYKVILEAAPEDMYSTDTETSCAAMSQVVEKYVRAYPSQYMWSMKRFKKRPPGEARWY, from the coding sequence GTGGAAAAGTTGAAAGGCGCCTTGCTGGTCGGCGCTCTGCGGTTATTCGCCCTGCTCCCGTGGCGGGCAGTGCAAGCGGTCGGTTCGGCGATTGGTTGGGTGATGTGGAAAACCCCCAACCGTTCCCGCGACGTCGTGCGCATCAACCTCGCCAAGTGTTTCCCCGACATGGACCCCGCCGAACGCGAGCGTCTGGCAGGCCAGAGCCTGATGGACATCGGCAAGTCGCTGACCGAAAGCGCCTGCGCCTGGATCTGGCCGGCCCAGCGCTCCATCGACCTGGTGCGTGAAGTCGAAGGCCTCGAGGTGTTGAAGGACGCGCTGGCCTCCGGCAAAGGCGTGGTCGGCATCACCAGCCACCTGGGCAACTGGGAAGTGCTGAACCACTTCTACTGCAACCAGTGCAAACCGATCATTTTCTATCGTCCACCCAAGCTCAAGGCTGTGGATGAGTTGCTGCGCAAGCAACGGGTGCAACTGGGCAACCGCGTCGCCGCGTCCACCAAGGAAGGCATCCTCAGCGTCATCAAGGAAGTGCGCAAGGGGGGAGCCGTGGGCATTCCGGCTGACCCGGAACCGGCCGAATCCGCCGGGATCTTCGTGCCCTTCTTCGCCACCAAGGCCCTGACCAGCAAGTTCGTGCCGAACATGCTCGCCGGTGGCAAAGCCGTCGGGGTGTTCCTTCATGCCCTGCGCCTGCCGGACGGTTCAGGCTACAAAGTGATTCTGGAAGCCGCGCCCGAAGACATGTACAGCACCGATACCGAGACGTCCTGCGCGGCCATGAGCCAGGTGGTCGAGAAGTATGTGCGGGCGTACCCGAGCCAATACATGTGGAGCATGAAGCGTTTCAAGAAACGACCACCGGGCGAAGCGCGCTGGTACTGA
- a CDS encoding PilZ domain-containing protein, protein MSEHRKSFRIKIQHESFGECLGQTRNLSTSGVYVKHPALAALAKGAVVYGQVQDLPVIAPRVRMEVVQVDAEGIGLRYL, encoded by the coding sequence ATGTCCGAACACCGCAAGTCATTTCGAATCAAGATCCAGCACGAGAGCTTCGGCGAGTGCCTGGGCCAGACCCGCAACCTGTCGACCAGCGGCGTCTATGTGAAACACCCGGCGCTGGCGGCCCTGGCCAAGGGCGCCGTGGTCTATGGCCAGGTGCAGGACCTGCCGGTGATAGCGCCGCGTGTGCGCATGGAAGTGGTGCAGGTCGACGCTGAAGGCATCGGCCTGCGTTACCTCTGA
- a CDS encoding tetratricopeptide repeat protein has protein sequence MIESLEKMLAKGMDNALLRFGLGKGYLDLGENAKAVEHFTRCVAFDPKYSAAWKMLGKAHLALADHAAARQAWEQGLEAARAHGDKQAEKEMTVFLKKLDRLAN, from the coding sequence ATGATCGAATCCCTGGAAAAAATGCTCGCCAAGGGTATGGATAACGCGCTGCTGCGCTTCGGGTTGGGCAAGGGTTATCTGGACCTGGGGGAAAACGCCAAGGCCGTCGAGCATTTCACCCGGTGCGTGGCGTTCGATCCAAAGTATTCGGCAGCCTGGAAGATGCTGGGCAAGGCCCATCTGGCGCTCGCCGACCATGCGGCGGCCCGTCAGGCTTGGGAGCAGGGCCTGGAAGCGGCCCGCGCCCACGGCGACAAACAGGCAGAAAAGGAAATGACGGTGTTCCTGAAAAAGCTCGACCGACTGGCCAACTGA
- the trkA gene encoding Trk system potassium transporter TrkA has product MKIIILGAGQVGGTLAEHLASEANDITVVDTDSERLRDLGDRLDIRTVQGRGSFPTVLRQAGADDADMLVAVTNSDETNMVACQVAHTLFHTPTKIARVREAAYLTRAGLFDNDAIPVDVLISPEQVVTNYIKRLIEHPGALQVIDFAEGKAQLVAVKAYYGGPLVGQQLRQLREHMPNVETRVAAIFRRDRPILPQGDTVIEADDEVFFIAAKANIRAVMSEMRRLDESYKRIVIAGGGQIGERLAEAIESRYQVKIIEMNPARCRYLSDTLDSTVVLLGSASDRDLLLEENIADADIFLALTNDDEANIMSSLLAKRLGAKKVMTIINNPAYVDLIQGGDIDIAISPQLATIGTLLAHVRRGDIVSVHSLRRGAAEAIEAIAHGDAKSSKVIGRAIENIGLPPGTTIGAIIRDEEVLIAHDDTVIETGDHVILFLVDKKHIRDVEKLFHVGLSFF; this is encoded by the coding sequence ATGAAAATCATCATCCTTGGCGCAGGGCAGGTCGGCGGCACGCTGGCGGAACACTTGGCCAGCGAAGCGAACGACATCACTGTGGTCGACACCGATAGCGAACGCCTGCGAGACCTCGGCGACCGGCTCGATATCCGCACCGTGCAGGGACGCGGCTCGTTCCCGACTGTGCTGCGTCAGGCCGGGGCCGACGACGCCGACATGCTGGTGGCGGTGACCAACAGCGACGAGACCAACATGGTCGCCTGCCAGGTCGCCCACACCCTGTTCCACACCCCGACCAAAATCGCCCGGGTGCGCGAAGCCGCTTACCTGACCCGCGCCGGCCTGTTTGACAACGATGCGATTCCGGTCGACGTGTTGATCAGCCCGGAACAAGTGGTGACCAACTACATCAAGCGCCTGATCGAGCATCCGGGCGCCTTGCAGGTGATCGACTTCGCCGAGGGCAAAGCCCAACTGGTGGCGGTCAAGGCCTACTACGGCGGGCCGTTGGTAGGCCAGCAACTGCGCCAGTTGCGCGAGCACATGCCCAACGTCGAAACCCGCGTAGCGGCGATTTTTCGCCGCGACCGGCCGATCCTTCCGCAAGGCGATACGGTGATCGAAGCCGACGACGAAGTGTTTTTCATCGCCGCCAAAGCGAACATCCGGGCGGTCATGAGCGAAATGCGCCGCCTCGACGAGAGCTACAAACGCATCGTGATCGCGGGCGGCGGACAGATCGGCGAGCGACTGGCCGAGGCCATCGAAAGCCGTTACCAGGTGAAGATCATCGAGATGAACCCGGCGCGCTGCCGCTACCTCTCGGACACCCTCGACAGCACCGTGGTGCTGCTGGGCAGCGCCTCGGACCGTGATTTGCTACTGGAGGAGAACATCGCCGACGCCGATATCTTCCTGGCGCTGACCAACGACGACGAAGCCAACATCATGTCCTCGCTGCTGGCCAAACGGCTGGGCGCGAAGAAGGTGATGACCATCATCAACAACCCGGCCTACGTCGACCTGATCCAGGGCGGTGACATCGACATTGCCATCAGCCCGCAACTGGCGACCATCGGTACTTTGCTGGCCCACGTGCGCCGTGGCGATATCGTCAGCGTGCACTCGCTGCGCCGTGGTGCAGCGGAAGCCATCGAGGCGATTGCCCATGGCGATGCAAAATCGAGCAAGGTGATCGGCCGCGCCATCGAGAATATCGGGCTGCCGCCGGGCACGACCATCGGCGCGATCATCCGCGACGAAGAAGTGCTGATCGCCCACGACGACACCGTGATCGAAACCGGCGACCATGTGATTCTGTTCCTTGTGGATAAAAAGCATATTCGCGATGTGGAGAAGTTGTTCCACGTGGGGCTGAGCTTCTTCTGA
- the rsmB gene encoding 16S rRNA (cytosine(967)-C(5))-methyltransferase RsmB yields the protein MNPRLAAAKALAAVLNGKASLNSSLPTQLDKVEDRDRGFTQDLAFGTARWQPRLSALAATLLQKPFKAADADVEALLLVGLYQLLYTRVPAHAAIGETVGCADKLKKPWAKALLNAVLRRAQRESEALLAELEHDPVVRTAHPRWLQKSLKAFWPEQWEAICAANNAHPPMILRVNRRHHSRDAYLSLLNEAGVPAQPCVFSQDGIVLDTPGDVRGLPGFAEGWISVQDEAAQLAADLLDLAPGQRVLDACCAPGGKTCHILEVEPKLAGVVAVDLEAKRLVRVRENLERLGLSAELIAADGRDTQAWWDGKPFQRILLDAPCSATGVIRRHPDIKLTRQPDDIAALAVLQGELLDAMWPTLEVGGILLYATCSTLPTENTEVIEAFLSRTPGARELDIASQAGIKQPHGRQLLAQEGGHDGFYYAKLIKIAAARG from the coding sequence ATGAACCCGCGTCTGGCCGCCGCCAAGGCCCTGGCCGCCGTGCTCAACGGCAAGGCTTCGCTGAACAGTTCATTGCCGACACAGCTGGACAAGGTCGAAGACCGCGATCGGGGTTTTACCCAGGACCTGGCCTTTGGCACGGCGCGCTGGCAGCCACGCTTGTCGGCGCTGGCGGCCACGCTGCTGCAAAAACCTTTCAAGGCAGCCGACGCTGACGTTGAAGCACTGTTGCTAGTCGGCCTCTATCAACTCCTTTACACCCGTGTTCCGGCCCACGCCGCCATCGGTGAAACCGTGGGTTGCGCCGACAAGCTGAAAAAGCCTTGGGCCAAAGCCCTGCTCAACGCCGTGCTGCGCCGCGCCCAGCGTGAAAGCGAAGCGCTGCTGGCCGAGCTTGAGCACGACCCGGTGGTGCGCACCGCCCACCCGCGCTGGCTGCAAAAATCCCTGAAGGCCTTCTGGCCTGAACAGTGGGAGGCGATCTGCGCAGCAAACAACGCACACCCGCCGATGATTTTGCGGGTCAACCGTCGTCATCACAGCCGTGATGCCTACCTCTCGTTGCTGAACGAAGCTGGCGTGCCGGCCCAGCCGTGCGTGTTCAGTCAGGACGGTATCGTCCTCGACACGCCGGGCGATGTGCGCGGCCTGCCAGGCTTTGCCGAAGGCTGGATCAGCGTGCAGGACGAAGCCGCGCAACTGGCCGCCGACTTGCTGGACCTGGCACCGGGCCAACGGGTGCTCGACGCCTGCTGCGCACCGGGCGGCAAGACCTGCCATATCCTTGAAGTCGAGCCGAAACTGGCTGGCGTGGTGGCCGTGGACCTGGAGGCCAAGCGCCTGGTGCGTGTGCGCGAAAACCTTGAGCGGCTGGGCCTCAGCGCCGAGTTGATCGCCGCCGACGGTCGCGACACTCAGGCGTGGTGGGACGGCAAGCCGTTCCAGCGCATCCTGCTCGATGCGCCGTGCTCGGCGACCGGGGTGATCCGTCGTCACCCGGACATCAAACTGACCCGCCAGCCGGATGACATCGCCGCGCTTGCGGTGCTTCAGGGCGAATTGCTCGACGCGATGTGGCCAACCCTCGAGGTCGGCGGCATCCTGCTGTACGCCACCTGCTCGACCTTGCCGACCGAAAACACCGAAGTCATCGAGGCCTTCCTGTCCCGCACGCCGGGCGCCCGTGAGTTGGACATTGCCAGCCAGGCCGGCATCAAACAGCCTCACGGTCGCCAGTTGCTCGCGCAAGAGGGCGGTCACGACGGGTTCTACTACGCCAAGCTGATCAAGATTGCCGCCGCACGCGGTTAA
- the fmt gene encoding methionyl-tRNA formyltransferase: MTEPLRIVFAGTPEFAAEHLKALLDSPYEIVAVYTQPDRPAGRGQKLMPSPVKQLALEHNIPVLQPPTLRNEDAQAELAALKPDLMVVVAYGLILPQVVLDIPRLGCINSHASLLPRWRGAAPIQRAVEAGDAESGVTVMRMEAGLDTGPMLLKVTTPISGDDTGGSLHDRLAEMGPPAVIQAIAGLAAGTLEGEVQDDSLATYAHKLNKDEARIDWTRPAVELERLVRAFNPWPICHSTLNGEALKVLAASLAEGQGAPGEVLSASKDGLIVACGEHALCLTRLQLPGGKALNFSDLFNSRREKFAVGIVLGQAVDAQ, from the coding sequence ATGACTGAGCCATTGCGCATCGTTTTTGCCGGCACCCCCGAATTTGCCGCCGAACACCTCAAGGCCCTGCTCGACAGCCCTTACGAGATCGTTGCGGTCTACACCCAGCCGGATCGCCCGGCGGGTCGTGGACAAAAACTGATGCCAAGCCCGGTCAAACAGTTGGCGCTGGAACACAACATCCCGGTGCTGCAACCGCCAACCCTGCGCAACGAAGACGCCCAGGCCGAACTGGCTGCGCTCAAGCCGGACTTGATGGTGGTCGTGGCCTACGGCCTGATCCTGCCGCAAGTGGTGCTGGATATTCCGCGCCTGGGCTGCATCAACAGCCACGCCTCGTTGCTGCCACGCTGGCGCGGTGCCGCGCCGATCCAGCGCGCCGTTGAAGCGGGTGACGCTGAAAGCGGCGTGACCGTGATGCGCATGGAAGCCGGCCTCGACACCGGGCCGATGCTGCTCAAGGTCACCACGCCGATCAGCGGCGATGACACCGGCGGCAGCCTGCATGACCGCCTCGCCGAGATGGGCCCACCCGCGGTGATTCAGGCGATTGCCGGCCTTGCCGCAGGCACCCTGGAAGGTGAAGTGCAGGACGATAGCCTCGCCACCTATGCCCACAAATTGAACAAAGACGAAGCGCGCATCGACTGGACCCGTCCGGCGGTCGAGCTGGAACGTCTGGTTCGCGCCTTCAACCCGTGGCCGATCTGCCACAGCACCCTCAACGGCGAAGCACTGAAAGTGCTCGCGGCCAGCCTCGCCGAAGGCCAGGGCGCGCCGGGTGAAGTGCTCAGCGCCAGCAAGGACGGCTTGATCGTCGCCTGCGGTGAACACGCCTTGTGTCTGACCCGTCTGCAATTGCCCGGAGGCAAGGCGCTGAACTTCAGCGACTTGTTCAACAGCCGTCGTGAGAAATTTGCCGTCGGCATCGTTCTTGGCCAAGCGGTGGACGCCCAATGA
- the def gene encoding peptide deformylase, which translates to MAILNILEFPDPRLRTIAKPVAVVDDEVRQLVDDMFETMYEAPGIGLAATQVNVHKRIVVMDLSEDRSEPRVFINPEFEVLTDEVDQYQEGCLSVPGFYENVDRPQKVKIKALDRDGKPYELIAEGLLAVCIQHECDHLNGKLFVDYLSTLKRDRIKKKLEKLHRQNA; encoded by the coding sequence ATGGCCATTTTAAACATCCTCGAATTTCCCGACCCGCGCCTGCGTACTATCGCCAAACCGGTGGCCGTAGTGGACGACGAAGTGCGGCAGTTGGTCGATGACATGTTTGAAACAATGTATGAAGCCCCGGGTATCGGCCTCGCCGCGACCCAGGTCAACGTGCACAAACGCATCGTGGTGATGGACCTTTCCGAAGACCGCAGCGAACCCCGGGTGTTCATCAACCCCGAATTCGAAGTGCTGACCGACGAAGTGGACCAGTATCAGGAAGGCTGCCTCTCGGTGCCGGGTTTCTACGAAAACGTCGACCGCCCGCAGAAAGTCAAAATCAAAGCGCTGGACCGTGACGGCAAACCCTACGAACTGATCGCCGAAGGCCTGCTGGCCGTGTGCATCCAGCACGAATGCGACCACCTCAATGGCAAGTTGTTCGTCGATTACCTGTCCACGCTCAAACGCGACCGGATCAAGAAGAAGCTGGAAAAGCTCCATCGCCAGAACGCTTGA
- a CDS encoding LysM peptidoglycan-binding domain-containing protein, whose amino-acid sequence MRKSLLALLLLVSAGIAHGQVQLRDGFPQHYTVVKGDTLWDISGKYLREPWKWPELWHANPQIENPNLIYPGDSLSLVYVNGQPRLTLNRGASRGTIKLSPRIRSTPVADAIPSIPLQAINSFLLSNRIVNKVEDFDKAPYIVAGDAERVLSGAGDRIYARGKFDPTQSVYGIFRQGKVYSDPQSKEFLGINADDIGGGEIVATEGDVATLALQRTTQEVRLGDRLFSGEERAINSTFMPSAPQTDISGLIIDVPRGVTQIGVLDVVTLNKGRRDGLAEGNVLAVMKTGETVRDRVTGDQVKVPDERAGLLMVFRTYDKLSYGLILNASRSLAVMDKVRNP is encoded by the coding sequence ATGAGGAAATCACTACTCGCCTTGCTGCTTCTGGTCTCGGCCGGTATCGCGCATGGGCAAGTGCAGCTCAGGGATGGTTTTCCGCAGCATTACACCGTGGTCAAGGGCGACACACTTTGGGACATCTCCGGCAAATACCTGCGAGAACCCTGGAAGTGGCCAGAGCTTTGGCACGCCAACCCGCAGATCGAGAACCCCAACCTGATCTACCCCGGCGACTCGTTGTCGCTGGTGTACGTCAATGGCCAGCCACGCCTGACCCTCAATCGCGGGGCTTCCAGGGGCACCATCAAGCTCTCGCCGCGGATTCGCAGCACGCCGGTGGCCGACGCCATCCCGAGCATTCCGCTGCAAGCCATCAACAGCTTTCTGCTGAGTAACCGCATCGTCAACAAGGTCGAGGACTTCGACAAGGCGCCCTACATTGTCGCCGGCGATGCCGAACGGGTGCTCAGCGGTGCCGGTGACCGCATCTATGCCCGGGGCAAGTTCGACCCGACGCAGTCGGTGTACGGCATCTTCCGTCAGGGCAAGGTCTACAGCGATCCGCAGAGCAAAGAGTTCCTGGGGATCAACGCCGATGACATCGGCGGCGGCGAAATCGTCGCCACCGAAGGCGATGTGGCCACATTGGCCCTGCAACGCACCACTCAGGAGGTTCGCCTCGGCGACCGGTTGTTCAGCGGCGAAGAACGGGCCATCAACTCGACCTTCATGCCCAGCGCGCCGCAAACCGACATCAGCGGCCTGATTATCGACGTGCCGCGCGGTGTCACGCAGATCGGCGTGCTCGACGTGGTCACCCTGAACAAGGGCCGTCGCGACGGGTTGGCCGAGGGTAATGTGCTGGCGGTGATGAAAACCGGCGAAACCGTGCGCGACCGGGTGACCGGCGATCAAGTGAAAGTCCCCGACGAACGCGCCGGGTTGCTGATGGTCTTTCGCACCTACGACAAGCTCAGTTACGGCCTGATCCTCAACGCTTCACGCTCCCTGGCGGTGATGGACAAGGTGCGGAATCCGTAA
- the dprA gene encoding DNA-processing protein DprA, whose translation MSLSAPPPVSPAELEARLRLHRLPELGPRRFHTLLEAFGSASKAISAPASAWRALGLPAACAEARRSPEIRDGAYRALAWLERSGQHLLMFDQPGYPALLAETGDAPPLLFVAGDPAILEKPQLAMVGSRRASRPGMDTATAFSRSLAGAGFVITSGLALGIDAAAHQAALDVGGLTVGVLGTGLEKFYPQRNRALAEAMIAQGGAVVSEFPLDAGPQASNFPRRNRIISGLSLGVLVVEASVASGSLITARLAAEQGREVYAIPGSIHHPGARGCHQLIRDGAVLVETIEHILEGLRGWQNLPLSTEPAAPTDHPLLRLLFAAPHTSEALANAAGWALPKVLAALTELEMDGRAACEGGRWFARLS comes from the coding sequence ATGTCGCTGTCTGCACCCCCGCCGGTTTCGCCGGCGGAACTGGAGGCGCGTTTGCGCCTGCACCGTTTGCCGGAGCTGGGTCCACGACGCTTTCACACGTTGCTTGAAGCCTTTGGTTCTGCCTCAAAAGCCATCAGCGCCCCGGCCAGTGCCTGGCGTGCGCTGGGGTTGCCGGCTGCGTGCGCCGAGGCTCGGCGCAGCCCCGAGATTCGCGATGGCGCCTACCGTGCATTGGCCTGGCTAGAGCGCTCCGGCCAGCATTTGCTGATGTTTGACCAGCCGGGCTACCCGGCACTGCTGGCCGAAACCGGTGATGCGCCACCGCTGTTGTTCGTGGCGGGCGATCCGGCCATCCTCGAAAAACCGCAACTGGCGATGGTTGGCAGCCGCCGCGCCTCACGGCCAGGAATGGATACCGCCACTGCGTTTTCCCGCAGCCTGGCGGGGGCCGGTTTTGTCATCACCAGCGGCCTGGCGCTGGGCATCGATGCCGCCGCGCACCAGGCGGCACTGGATGTCGGCGGGCTGACAGTCGGGGTGCTTGGCACCGGCCTGGAAAAATTTTATCCACAGCGCAACCGCGCACTCGCCGAGGCGATGATTGCCCAGGGCGGCGCGGTGGTTTCCGAGTTTCCGCTGGACGCCGGTCCCCAGGCCAGCAACTTTCCGCGTCGTAACCGGATCATCAGCGGTTTGTCCCTTGGGGTGCTGGTGGTCGAGGCCAGTGTGGCCAGCGGTTCGCTGATTACCGCGCGCCTGGCGGCGGAACAGGGCCGCGAGGTGTACGCGATTCCCGGTTCCATCCATCACCCCGGCGCCCGTGGTTGTCATCAGTTGATCCGCGATGGCGCGGTGCTGGTGGAAACCATCGAACACATCCTCGAAGGCCTGCGCGGCTGGCAGAACCTGCCGTTATCCACAGAGCCTGCGGCGCCCACCGATCATCCGTTGCTGCGTTTGCTGTTTGCCGCGCCACATACCAGTGAAGCCCTGGCGAATGCCGCAGGCTGGGCGCTGCCCAAGGTTCTGGCGGCATTGACGGAGCTTGAGATGGATGGCCGGGCGGCGTGCGAAGGCGGACGCTGGTTTGCGCGCCTAAGCTAA
- a CDS encoding L-threonylcarbamoyladenylate synthase gives MVNSWRVQQAAREIRAGAVIAYPTEAVWGLGCDPWDEEAVYRLLAIKGRSVDKGLILIADNIRQFDFLFEDFPELWMDRMASTWPGPNTWLVPHQNMLPQWITGVHESVALRVSDHPQVRDLCALVGPLVSTSANPQGRPAARTRIRVEQYFRGQVDMVLGGSLGGRKNPSLIRDLATGQVVRPA, from the coding sequence ATGGTCAACAGTTGGCGTGTGCAGCAAGCCGCACGAGAAATTCGCGCAGGGGCGGTGATTGCCTATCCAACCGAAGCTGTCTGGGGCCTGGGTTGCGACCCATGGGATGAAGAAGCGGTGTACCGCTTGCTGGCAATCAAGGGCCGTTCGGTGGACAAGGGCCTGATCCTGATTGCCGACAATATTCGCCAGTTCGATTTCCTGTTCGAAGACTTCCCTGAACTGTGGATGGACCGCATGGCCAGCACCTGGCCGGGGCCGAACACCTGGCTGGTGCCCCATCAGAACATGCTGCCGCAATGGATCACCGGGGTGCACGAGAGCGTGGCGCTGCGGGTCAGCGACCACCCGCAAGTGCGGGACTTGTGCGCGTTGGTCGGGCCGCTGGTCTCGACCTCCGCCAACCCGCAAGGCCGCCCGGCGGCGCGTACGCGGATTCGCGTCGAGCAGTATTTCCGTGGGCAGGTCGACATGGTGCTGGGCGGAAGCCTGGGCGGGCGCAAGAACCCGAGCCTGATCCGCGACCTGGCAACCGGCCAGGTTGTGCGCCCGGCCTGA
- a CDS encoding NADPH:quinone reductase produces the protein MAKRIQFSAHGGPEVLEYVDFQPAEPGPQQVRVSNKAIGLNFIDTYFRSGLYAPPALPSGLGAEGAGVVEAVGSGVTRFKVGDRVAYGSGPLGAYSELHVLPEANLVHLPDAISFEQAAGVMLKGLTVQYLLRQTYELKGGETILFHAAAGGVGSLACQWAKALGVKLIGTVSSKEKAALAKANGAWATIDYSHENVAQRVLELTDGKKVPVVYDGVGKDTWLTSLDSVAPRGLVVSFGNASGAVDGVNLGILSAKGSLYVTRPTLATYANNAENLQRMADELFEMIISGKLKVDISQRYPLAEAAKAQTELSARRTTGSTVLLP, from the coding sequence ATGGCAAAGCGAATTCAGTTCAGCGCCCACGGCGGCCCCGAGGTGCTTGAGTATGTGGACTTCCAGCCAGCCGAGCCGGGCCCGCAGCAAGTCCGCGTGAGCAACAAGGCCATCGGTCTGAACTTCATCGACACCTATTTCCGCAGCGGCCTCTATGCACCGCCAGCCCTGCCATCGGGCCTGGGCGCAGAGGGTGCGGGCGTGGTCGAGGCCGTCGGCAGCGGCGTTACCCGTTTCAAGGTCGGTGATCGCGTGGCCTATGGCAGCGGCCCGCTGGGTGCCTACAGCGAGTTGCATGTACTGCCCGAGGCCAATCTGGTGCATCTGCCGGACGCCATCAGTTTCGAACAGGCCGCTGGCGTCATGCTCAAGGGCCTGACCGTGCAATACCTGCTGCGTCAGACCTATGAACTCAAGGGTGGCGAAACCATCCTGTTCCACGCCGCGGCTGGCGGCGTCGGCTCGCTGGCCTGCCAATGGGCCAAAGCCCTGGGCGTGAAACTGATCGGCACGGTCAGCTCAAAGGAGAAAGCCGCTCTGGCCAAGGCCAACGGCGCCTGGGCCACCATCGATTACAGCCATGAAAACGTCGCACAACGCGTGCTGGAACTGACTGACGGCAAAAAAGTCCCGGTCGTGTACGACGGTGTCGGCAAGGACACGTGGCTGACATCCCTGGACAGCGTTGCGCCTCGCGGGCTGGTGGTGAGCTTCGGCAATGCGTCCGGGGCGGTGGATGGCGTGAACCTGGGGATTCTGTCGGCCAAAGGTTCGTTGTACGTGACCCGGCCGACGCTGGCGACCTACGCCAACAACGCCGAGAACCTGCAACGCATGGCGGATGAACTGTTCGAGATGATCATCAGCGGCAAACTGAAGGTGGACATCAGCCAGCGTTATCCACTGGCCGAAGCGGCGAAGGCGCAGACCGAGTTGTCGGCGCGGCGTACGACCGGGTCGACGGTGTTGCTGCCTTAA
- the hemF gene encoding oxygen-dependent coproporphyrinogen oxidase translates to MTTRTEAVKAYLLDLQDRICAALEAEDGGTRFVEDAWTRPAGGGGRTRVIENGAVIEKGGVNFSHVFGSGLPPSASAHRPELAGRGFEALGVSLVIHPHNPHVPTSHANVRFFIAEKEGEEPVWWFGGGFDLTPYYGNEEDCVHWHRVAAAACAPFGPDVYSRYKDWCDSYFHIKHRNEPRGIGGLFFDDLNEWDFDTSFAFMRAIGDAYIEAYLPIVQRRKAQAFTEQQREFQEFRRGRYVEFNLVYDRGTLFGLQSGGRTESILMSLPPQVRWGYDWKAAPGSEEARLTEYFLQDRDWLATA, encoded by the coding sequence ATGACTACCCGCACCGAGGCCGTAAAAGCCTACCTGCTCGACCTGCAAGACCGTATTTGTGCCGCGCTGGAAGCTGAAGACGGCGGCACACGCTTCGTCGAAGACGCCTGGACCCGGCCTGCCGGAGGCGGCGGTCGCACGCGAGTGATCGAAAACGGCGCGGTGATCGAGAAGGGTGGCGTCAACTTTTCCCACGTCTTTGGCAGCGGTCTCCCACCGTCCGCCAGCGCCCACCGGCCGGAACTGGCCGGGCGCGGCTTCGAAGCCCTCGGCGTGTCGCTGGTGATCCATCCGCATAACCCTCATGTGCCGACGTCCCACGCCAACGTGCGCTTTTTCATCGCCGAAAAAGAAGGTGAAGAACCGGTCTGGTGGTTCGGCGGCGGCTTCGACCTGACGCCTTACTACGGCAATGAAGAAGACTGCGTGCACTGGCACCGCGTGGCTGCTGCGGCCTGCGCGCCGTTCGGCCCGGATGTCTACAGCCGCTACAAGGACTGGTGCGACAGCTATTTCCACATCAAGCACCGCAACGAGCCCCGGGGTATCGGCGGCCTGTTCTTCGATGACCTGAACGAATGGGACTTCGACACCAGCTTCGCCTTCATGCGTGCCATCGGCGATGCTTACATCGAGGCTTACCTGCCGATCGTGCAGCGGCGCAAGGCGCAAGCCTTCACCGAGCAGCAGCGCGAATTCCAGGAATTCCGCCGTGGACGTTACGTCGAGTTCAACCTGGTTTACGACCGTGGCACGCTATTCGGCCTGCAATCGGGCGGGCGTACCGAGTCGATTCTCATGTCGCTGCCGCCGCAAGTACGCTGGGGCTACGACTGGAAGGCCGCGCCAGGCAGCGAAGAAGCGCGCCTGACCGAGTATTTCCTGCAAGACCGCGATTGGCTGGCCACCGCCTGA